From the Chryseobacterium viscerum genome, one window contains:
- a CDS encoding polysaccharide biosynthesis/export family protein: MKNFKYLFLIFPFLVTSCITTKDVRYLQPSESLVINEEGLIPYNIPVYRITKNDILNLNIVTTPKGDAAQFYSSYNTSGGVAGGGVTSSAISGGGSIGGVVSANAGGGRGGNMNFYFNGLKVDSNGDINVFGIGYVKAEGRTLDDITKEIQDKVNENFQEGKSEVRLNTDGITYYILGDVETTGLSGEKVVHKNTLTITEALAINGGLNRTIDKREVVIHRKLPEGIKIAKIDLTREDLMNSPYYYVQNGDEIYLNTRAKSLNGFGKDPIQTLTTGVSVITTALSIYLLLKNL; the protein is encoded by the coding sequence ATGAAGAATTTTAAATATTTATTTTTAATATTCCCTTTTTTAGTTACCTCATGTATCACAACAAAGGATGTGAGGTACTTGCAGCCAAGCGAAAGCCTTGTCATTAACGAAGAAGGTCTTATCCCATACAATATTCCCGTGTACAGGATTACCAAAAATGACATCCTCAATCTTAATATTGTGACCACTCCCAAAGGTGATGCAGCACAGTTTTATTCCTCTTACAATACTTCAGGCGGAGTTGCCGGCGGAGGGGTAACTAGTTCTGCAATATCAGGAGGTGGTAGTATAGGAGGTGTGGTTAGCGCTAATGCCGGAGGAGGCAGAGGCGGAAATATGAATTTTTATTTTAACGGACTGAAGGTTGATTCCAATGGTGATATCAATGTGTTCGGGATCGGATATGTAAAAGCTGAAGGGAGAACTTTAGACGATATTACAAAAGAAATTCAGGATAAAGTAAATGAAAATTTCCAGGAAGGTAAATCTGAAGTAAGACTGAATACAGACGGTATTACCTATTATATTCTTGGTGACGTGGAAACTACAGGACTTTCTGGCGAGAAAGTAGTCCACAAAAATACTCTTACCATTACTGAGGCACTGGCTATTAATGGTGGGTTGAACAGAACTATTGATAAAAGAGAAGTCGTTATCCACAGAAAACTTCCGGAAGGAATCAAAATTGCCAAAATAGATCTTACCCGTGAAGACCTTATGAACTCTCCGTATTATTATGTGCAGAATGGAGATGAAATCTATCTGAATACAAGAGCGAAAAGCTTAAATGGATTCGGAAAAGACCCTATCCAGACTTTAACTACAGGAGTTTCTGTAATTACTACTGCATTATCTATTTATTTACTCCTTAAAAATCTTTAG